The Thalassotalea sp. HSM 43 genome window below encodes:
- a CDS encoding YaiI/YqxD family protein, producing MAIWVDADACPVAIKEILFRAADRRQIQLTLLANHYLKTPPSKYISSVQVSAGFDVADDEIVKRVQANDLVITSDIPLADEVIDKGATALSPRGELFTKANIKSRLNIRDFLDTMRASGVQTSGPPPLNASDKKAFADHLDRYLQQHS from the coding sequence ATGGCGATTTGGGTTGATGCTGATGCCTGCCCGGTAGCGATTAAAGAGATATTATTTCGCGCCGCTGACCGACGACAAATACAGCTGACTTTGTTGGCCAATCATTATTTGAAAACACCACCATCAAAATACATATCCAGCGTGCAAGTCAGTGCTGGCTTTGATGTCGCTGATGACGAAATTGTTAAACGTGTACAAGCCAATGATTTGGTGATCACCAGTGACATTCCGCTGGCTGATGAAGTGATCGACAAAGGGGCTACCGCCCTTAGCCCTCGAGGTGAATTATTTACCAAGGCCAACATCAAATCGCGCCTAAATATTCGCGACTTTTTGGACACCATGCGTGCCAGTGGCGTGCAAACTTCAGGGCCACCGCCGCTAAATGCCAGCGACAAAAAGGCCTTTGCCGATCATCTCGATCGTTATTTGCAGCAACATAGCTAG
- a CDS encoding TonB-dependent receptor has translation MFKLNRVSRALFASGLLACSGQLLAEQAQPTEEENQQDEIEVIEVTGFKSSLIKSINQKRFADTVSEQISADDLGGLPDVSMADALTRLPGVAAVRTGGQAAEINIRGLGGGFVSSTLNGREQVSTSGSRSIEFDQYPSELISQAAVYKSSKASLIEGGVAGTVELKTASPLSNEKDHTFNVNARGMYNDRADEVEDAEEYGHRFSFSYQGKFADDTLGLSLGYARLFQPSVATQFIGFAYSADRDVDYIAGDMEGPDDAPENEYLSEGFELQHLGGEETRDGYVGAIEWQPNDTFTLRADAFISKFDTESFARGYRVKFDGETASIANPNIYDNLMIGGTFNRKSKANDTRVEIVNDDNQDFDEVQSYGVNMAWQLTDNFSASLDVSYSYAESEFRNGLLWALVAEDANAETPLLDPNVSISYMLNGSDLPDVGFSQAEAFTDINRVMVSKYGIYPYENEDELDAYRLDFEYTLDNDYIASVEFGVRYSDREYSSDRSVFEYGADNNFSSNEPPLRLTEDMVDVVDWQGEFSYFPSYLAIDLDKALNAWFGNDIPQPVQTWGTNSAGEIDNSSSWSVLQSGEVYEEIFAAYVMLNLDMEMFNIPVTGNIGIRMVDTDQSATALENVGGALEGGAQNIMDEVGLVNSNYASKVVGIDYTDYLPSLNLNFQITDDSQIRFAAAKVMSRAPINRLASDRSTNISDQGEISGSSNNSPYLKPFYADQYDISYEKYFTDTDGALAIALFYKDIESFVQNIGIPDYNFKENGFYVPDTIENETTGEVSEVDPVGIYTTAVNNDEGGDIKGIEIAYTQVLSFLPDFWSGLGFNISYSHTESSVELQTDLSGGSMDQSLPGLSENLFTSTVFYEYEGFETRLSVRYRDEFVSEQWGVNEQTANFDEETVIDYQASYNINDNFGVLFQVNNLTDEPTQSYFGNRKFSGTTQYFGRQFYLGGTYSF, from the coding sequence ATGTTTAAGCTAAACAGAGTCTCGCGTGCGCTTTTCGCCAGCGGTCTGTTAGCTTGTTCTGGGCAATTACTTGCCGAACAAGCACAACCGACGGAAGAAGAAAATCAGCAAGACGAGATAGAAGTGATCGAAGTCACCGGCTTCAAAAGTTCACTGATCAAATCAATCAATCAAAAACGCTTTGCCGATACCGTGTCAGAACAAATATCTGCCGATGACTTAGGTGGTTTACCTGATGTGTCTATGGCCGATGCATTAACCCGCTTACCGGGTGTTGCCGCTGTTCGTACCGGTGGTCAGGCAGCAGAAATCAATATTCGTGGTTTAGGTGGCGGATTCGTATCATCAACCTTAAATGGCCGTGAGCAGGTATCTACCTCTGGCAGCCGTTCTATCGAATTTGACCAATACCCGTCAGAGCTTATCTCACAAGCGGCGGTCTATAAATCATCGAAAGCCTCGCTTATTGAAGGTGGTGTAGCTGGTACGGTTGAGCTAAAAACCGCCAGCCCATTATCAAATGAAAAAGATCACACCTTTAACGTTAACGCTCGTGGTATGTACAACGACCGTGCCGATGAAGTTGAAGATGCCGAAGAATACGGCCATCGTTTCAGCTTCTCTTATCAGGGTAAATTTGCCGATGACACCTTGGGTCTATCCCTTGGTTACGCCCGCTTATTCCAACCAAGTGTCGCAACTCAGTTTATTGGTTTTGCTTACAGTGCCGATCGAGATGTCGATTATATTGCCGGCGACATGGAAGGCCCAGATGATGCGCCAGAAAACGAATACCTAAGTGAAGGTTTCGAACTGCAACACTTAGGTGGTGAAGAAACCCGTGACGGTTATGTTGGAGCCATTGAATGGCAACCAAATGATACCTTTACCTTGCGCGCCGATGCCTTTATCTCAAAATTTGATACCGAGTCTTTTGCCCGTGGTTACCGTGTTAAATTTGACGGCGAGACCGCCAGCATTGCCAATCCGAACATTTACGACAACTTAATGATCGGTGGCACCTTTAACCGCAAAAGCAAAGCCAATGACACCCGTGTTGAAATCGTAAACGATGACAACCAAGACTTTGATGAAGTACAAAGCTACGGTGTGAATATGGCATGGCAGCTAACCGATAACTTTAGCGCCAGCTTAGACGTAAGCTACTCTTATGCCGAAAGCGAATTTAGAAACGGCTTGTTGTGGGCATTGGTTGCCGAAGACGCGAACGCCGAAACACCATTGCTTGATCCAAATGTGTCGATCTCTTATATGCTAAATGGCAGTGACTTACCCGATGTCGGTTTCAGTCAAGCTGAAGCTTTTACCGACATCAATCGTGTGATGGTCAGCAAGTATGGTATCTACCCATATGAAAACGAAGATGAACTAGACGCCTACCGCCTTGATTTTGAATACACCTTAGATAATGACTACATTGCTTCGGTTGAATTTGGTGTACGTTATTCCGATCGCGAATACAGCTCAGATCGCAGCGTATTTGAATACGGTGCCGATAATAACTTCTCAAGCAACGAGCCGCCACTGCGTTTAACCGAAGATATGGTTGATGTTGTTGACTGGCAAGGTGAGTTTTCGTATTTCCCAAGCTATTTGGCTATTGATTTAGATAAAGCACTTAACGCGTGGTTTGGTAATGACATTCCACAACCTGTGCAAACCTGGGGCACCAACTCAGCTGGCGAGATTGATAACTCAAGCTCGTGGTCGGTATTGCAAAGTGGTGAAGTGTACGAAGAAATCTTTGCCGCTTATGTGATGTTAAACCTTGATATGGAAATGTTTAATATTCCGGTAACCGGTAATATTGGTATCCGTATGGTTGATACCGACCAAAGTGCGACCGCACTTGAAAACGTCGGTGGCGCACTCGAAGGTGGCGCACAAAACATTATGGATGAAGTGGGCTTGGTTAACTCTAACTATGCCTCTAAAGTGGTTGGTATCGACTATACCGATTACCTACCATCATTAAACCTTAACTTCCAAATCACTGACGATTCACAAATCCGTTTTGCAGCGGCGAAAGTAATGTCGCGCGCGCCAATTAACCGATTGGCGTCGGATCGCAGCACCAACATCAGTGACCAAGGTGAGATTTCTGGTTCAAGTAACAACAGCCCATATTTGAAGCCGTTTTATGCCGATCAGTACGATATCTCTTACGAGAAATACTTTACTGATACCGATGGTGCCTTAGCCATTGCCTTGTTCTACAAAGACATTGAATCGTTTGTGCAAAACATCGGTATTCCCGATTATAACTTTAAAGAAAACGGCTTTTACGTTCCCGATACCATCGAGAATGAAACCACCGGAGAAGTATCCGAAGTTGACCCTGTGGGCATTTATACCACCGCAGTTAACAATGACGAAGGTGGTGACATCAAAGGTATCGAGATTGCCTACACCCAAGTGTTGAGCTTCTTACCGGATTTTTGGTCAGGTTTAGGCTTTAACATCAGTTATTCCCACACCGAAAGCTCGGTTGAATTACAAACCGACTTATCTGGTGGTTCCATGGACCAGTCCTTACCTGGCTTGTCTGAAAACCTGTTTACTTCGACCGTGTTTTACGAATACGAAGGTTTCGAAACACGCCTTAGCGTGCGTTACCGTGACGAATTTGTATCAGAGCAGTGGGGTGTGAATGAGCAAACCGCGAACTTTGATGAAGAAACCGTGATCGATTATCAGGCGTCATACAACATCAACGATAACTTCGGTGTGTTATTCCAGGTAAATAACCTGACTGACGAACCAACGCAAAGTTATTTCGGTAACAGAAAGTTCTCAGGTACGACACAGTACTTTGGTCGCCAATTTTACTTGGGGGGTACTTACTCGTTCTAA
- a CDS encoding sensor histidine kinase, whose amino-acid sequence MANASSYFASLSSRILLSAVLLVLVMVPSLALLLNSVVEQQLQQASDDEMVALNYGILAVAEVDNQQLFMPDQLPDPNFNLADSGQYAVISQGQNILWQSQSMLAGDMPSALPTPPLGNSEFSQLMFKDSNYRSHSFTVSFVSDEQEFQLTVHIFKDLTPLQQRLAVFQQKLFLWGAVTLAVLLLLQFVYLKWALSPVRRLRREVIKVEKGEQNQLNGDYPTELQQVAEQLNGLIKSLHHQQKRFANALSDLAHSLKTPLAVLATNDKLDASANRQLSSMADIIEHQLKRAQSSGQIGWHVSVNISETVEKLVRTMNKIYADKELHIEQHLDSNASFKGDQRDLMEMLGNLLDNACKAANKNVRISLSQSSGIIIAFEDDGVGIAPEQQQAILKRGVRADSYDSGHGIGLAIVRDLIDSYGGTLRISDSEQLAGAKFEIHLP is encoded by the coding sequence ATGGCTAACGCTAGCAGCTATTTTGCCTCGTTATCGTCACGCATCTTATTATCCGCGGTATTGCTGGTTTTGGTGATGGTGCCAAGTTTGGCGTTATTGCTCAACAGCGTGGTCGAACAACAACTGCAACAAGCCAGTGACGATGAGATGGTGGCCTTAAACTATGGCATTCTCGCCGTTGCTGAAGTCGATAATCAACAACTGTTTATGCCCGACCAACTGCCGGATCCTAACTTTAATTTGGCCGATTCAGGCCAATACGCGGTGATAAGCCAAGGTCAGAATATTTTGTGGCAATCGCAATCGATGTTAGCAGGCGATATGCCCAGCGCATTGCCAACGCCGCCATTAGGCAACTCTGAATTTAGCCAATTGATGTTTAAAGACAGCAACTATCGCAGTCACAGTTTTACCGTCAGTTTTGTCAGTGATGAGCAAGAATTTCAATTAACCGTGCATATCTTTAAAGACCTAACGCCATTGCAGCAACGTTTAGCGGTGTTTCAGCAAAAGCTGTTTTTATGGGGTGCGGTGACCTTAGCGGTATTGTTACTGCTGCAATTTGTTTATTTAAAGTGGGCTCTATCGCCGGTGCGCCGTTTGCGTCGCGAAGTAATCAAAGTCGAAAAAGGCGAGCAAAATCAATTAAATGGTGACTATCCAACCGAATTACAGCAAGTCGCCGAACAGCTTAATGGTTTGATTAAAAGCTTACACCATCAGCAAAAGCGCTTTGCTAATGCACTATCCGATCTGGCCCATAGCTTAAAAACCCCCTTGGCGGTATTGGCCACCAACGACAAACTTGATGCCAGTGCCAATCGGCAATTATCGTCGATGGCGGATATTATCGAACATCAGTTAAAACGTGCGCAAAGCAGCGGCCAAATTGGTTGGCACGTAAGTGTCAATATCAGTGAAACCGTTGAAAAGCTGGTGCGTACCATGAATAAAATCTACGCCGATAAAGAGCTGCATATTGAACAACACCTAGACAGCAACGCCAGCTTTAAAGGTGATCAACGTGATCTTATGGAAATGCTGGGCAATTTACTGGATAACGCCTGCAAGGCCGCCAACAAAAACGTGCGCATTTCGCTAAGCCAAAGCTCAGGCATAATCATCGCCTTTGAAGACGATGGCGTTGGTATTGCCCCTGAACAACAGCAGGCGATATTAAAACGTGGTGTAAGAGCCGACAGTTATGACAGCGGTCATGGTATTGGCCTTGCTATTGTCCGCGATCTTATCGACAGTTATGGTGGTACGCTGCGCATCAGCGATAGCGAACAACTCGCCGGCGCCAAATTTGAGATACATCTGCCATAA
- a CDS encoding response regulator transcription factor, which yields MRLLLVEDDQQLQQQLAEHLQGAGFSVDVADDGKVGLFQACEYPYDAAIIDVGLPFIDGITLIQTLRKQQINFPILILTARDHWQDRVAGLDAGADDYLAKPFVLEELLARLNALIRRSVGQASPVINNGPLAINTKSQQVSVNQDAVNLSSSEYRLLEYLFLHIGEVSSKAELTEHIYNEDFDLDSNVIEVFIRRLRKKLDPDNQYGFIETMRGQGYKLVNLDTNDSKGSNG from the coding sequence ATGCGTTTACTGTTAGTTGAAGACGATCAACAATTACAACAACAATTAGCGGAACATTTGCAAGGCGCAGGCTTTAGTGTTGATGTTGCCGACGACGGTAAAGTGGGCTTATTTCAAGCCTGTGAATACCCTTATGATGCTGCCATTATTGATGTTGGCTTACCGTTTATTGACGGTATCACGCTGATTCAAACCTTGCGTAAGCAACAAATTAACTTTCCTATATTAATACTTACCGCCCGAGATCATTGGCAAGACCGTGTTGCCGGCTTAGATGCGGGCGCCGATGACTATCTTGCTAAACCGTTTGTGTTAGAAGAGTTATTGGCCAGGTTAAATGCACTGATTCGACGCAGTGTCGGTCAAGCCAGTCCGGTCATCAATAATGGTCCGTTGGCGATCAACACCAAATCACAACAAGTAAGCGTTAATCAAGACGCGGTTAATTTAAGCAGCAGCGAATATCGTTTGCTTGAGTATTTGTTTTTGCACATTGGTGAGGTGAGCTCCAAAGCCGAACTGACCGAGCATATATACAACGAAGACTTTGATCTGGATTCCAACGTTATCGAAGTGTTTATTCGCCGCTTGCGTAAAAAGCTCGACCCAGATAACCAATATGGCTTTATCGAAACCATGCGTGGTCAAGGGTATAAGTTGGTTAACCTAGATACTAACGACAGCAAGGGCAGCAATGGCTAA
- a CDS encoding DUF3300 domain-containing protein, producing MKRLLNSYLPILFLSLIVMASPLRAIEQSADYKPYTGAELEQMLAPIALYPDSVLTHILVASTYPIEVIQAERYVRENPNASQQQLIEQGEKMQWDPSVIALMPFADILKKMSEELTWTEQLGNAFLASEEQVLAAVQRLRKKALNAGTFDDMENMQISQEQQNIVIQPVQKEIVYVPYYDTRVVYGHWYWPDYPPVYWSHHSRHYVHHYTPFYYYPAVHISDGWFIFGFSWNYHHVVVHNHHHHSYYYRHYHKSHHGKGHHNKHKSSSSHGKYAKGHNKHKSSSSHGNYAKGHNKHKSSSSQDNYAKSNGGYKGTSNTKGDYQRWQHNSKNRRGVAYQNQRVATKYGVKRPGKAELKNQLHVANGERYRGVSNNANATKNMATNNVKNGTNKGKRNPSKEYQQFYDKVRKDRATQQVRTKQSQRHKLDQQSKGLNSNRDQNTVYGKASGNKSTTYNNRLTNSHRQSGERQSDKARGGVRPPNTSNSYSNNKAKLNNKGSVYTSQQKRSIARYEHAAPKTGKSYSSKKSSGYSSKSTRVSKNISKVSSYKSKGSSRSFKSSSPKRSASKSSSKRR from the coding sequence ATGAAACGTTTACTCAACTCATATTTGCCCATACTCTTTCTTAGCCTGATTGTGATGGCCAGCCCATTACGTGCGATTGAGCAAAGTGCAGACTATAAACCGTACACCGGTGCTGAGCTGGAACAAATGCTAGCACCTATCGCTCTGTATCCAGATTCGGTATTAACCCATATTCTGGTGGCCTCGACGTATCCTATCGAAGTGATCCAAGCCGAACGTTATGTCAGAGAAAACCCCAATGCCAGTCAACAACAATTGATTGAGCAGGGCGAGAAAATGCAATGGGATCCAAGCGTCATTGCGTTAATGCCATTTGCTGACATTTTAAAGAAAATGAGCGAAGAGCTGACGTGGACCGAGCAATTAGGTAATGCCTTTTTAGCCTCGGAAGAACAAGTGTTAGCGGCGGTACAGCGGTTACGTAAAAAAGCCCTAAATGCCGGTACTTTTGATGACATGGAAAACATGCAAATCAGCCAAGAGCAACAAAACATTGTCATTCAACCGGTGCAAAAAGAAATCGTCTATGTGCCTTATTATGATACCCGGGTGGTTTACGGCCACTGGTACTGGCCTGATTACCCACCGGTTTATTGGTCACATCATTCACGTCATTACGTGCATCACTACACACCATTTTACTATTACCCAGCGGTGCATATTTCAGATGGTTGGTTTATTTTCGGCTTTAGCTGGAACTATCATCACGTGGTGGTACACAATCATCATCACCATTCTTATTACTATCGCCACTATCACAAAAGCCATCATGGTAAAGGTCACCATAACAAGCACAAGTCTAGCTCGAGCCATGGTAAATACGCCAAAGGCCATAACAAGCACAAGTCCAGCTCGAGCCATGGCAATTACGCCAAAGGCCATAACAAACACAAGTCCAGCAGTAGCCAAGATAATTACGCCAAAAGCAATGGTGGTTATAAAGGCACCAGCAACACCAAAGGGGATTATCAACGCTGGCAGCATAACAGTAAAAATCGCCGCGGTGTTGCCTATCAAAATCAGCGGGTTGCAACCAAGTATGGGGTAAAACGTCCAGGCAAAGCCGAGCTTAAAAATCAGTTGCATGTAGCCAACGGTGAACGTTATCGCGGTGTCTCAAATAACGCCAATGCGACAAAAAATATGGCAACCAATAACGTGAAAAATGGAACTAATAAGGGTAAACGCAATCCTAGCAAAGAGTACCAACAGTTTTATGACAAGGTTCGAAAAGACCGAGCAACGCAGCAAGTCAGGACCAAACAAAGTCAACGCCATAAGCTTGATCAGCAAAGCAAAGGGTTAAATAGCAATCGAGATCAGAATACGGTTTATGGCAAAGCCAGTGGCAATAAATCAACAACTTATAACAACAGATTGACGAATTCCCACCGACAGTCCGGGGAAAGACAAAGCGATAAAGCGCGCGGTGGGGTTCGTCCTCCTAACACCAGCAACAGCTACAGTAACAATAAAGCCAAGCTGAATAACAAAGGCAGTGTCTATACCTCACAGCAAAAACGCAGTATTGCTCGCTATGAGCATGCTGCCCCTAAAACGGGCAAAAGCTACAGCAGTAAAAAAAGCAGCGGCTATAGCTCAAAAAGCACACGGGTGAGCAAAAATATTTCTAAAGTCTCATCGTATAAAAGCAAAGGCAGCAGTCGCAGTTTTAAATCATCGTCGCCAAAACGCTCGGCATCGAAGTCATCAAGCAAACGCCGTTAA
- the glmU gene encoding bifunctional UDP-N-acetylglucosamine diphosphorylase/glucosamine-1-phosphate N-acetyltransferase GlmU — MSLSVVILAAGKGTRMRSSLPKVLHKVAHQSMVEHVIDSARAVDADNIYLVYGFGGEVLKAQINGDDLTFVEQADQLGTGHAVDMASPFVKDDEDVLVLYGDVPLTKVSTLEKLIAAKPDDGMGLLTVKLNNPTGYGRIVRLNGEVVGIVEQKDANPEQLLIDECNTGILLANGGDLKRWLGNLSNDNAQGEYYLTDIIAMAHSEGKSIATAHPDTEIEVEGANNRVQLANLERAYQARQAEALMIAGASLRDPSRIDVRGTLSVGTEVDIDVNCIFEGNVTLADNVQIGANSIIINSHIKQGAVIKPNTIVENAVIGEGCSVGPFARIRPGSEMKPDSHVGNFVEMKKTTMGEGSKAGHLTYLGDTEVGKNVNIGAGTITCNYDGVNKSKTIIKDGAFIGSNASLVAPVTIGEMATTGAGSTIAKDVEDDALAVARAKQRNIQSWPRPTKK, encoded by the coding sequence ATGTCACTTTCAGTCGTTATCCTTGCTGCGGGTAAAGGTACCCGCATGCGCTCTTCACTTCCAAAAGTGCTGCACAAAGTAGCGCATCAATCCATGGTCGAGCACGTTATTGACTCAGCCCGAGCGGTAGACGCCGATAACATTTACCTCGTATATGGTTTTGGCGGCGAGGTGTTAAAAGCGCAAATAAACGGCGATGATTTGACCTTTGTTGAACAAGCTGATCAGCTTGGAACCGGTCATGCGGTTGATATGGCATCACCATTTGTTAAAGACGACGAAGACGTTTTGGTATTGTACGGTGACGTGCCATTAACGAAGGTCTCTACCTTAGAGAAATTGATTGCTGCGAAACCAGATGATGGCATGGGGTTATTGACCGTTAAGCTTAACAACCCAACTGGCTATGGCCGTATTGTTCGCCTAAATGGCGAAGTGGTTGGCATTGTTGAACAAAAAGACGCTAACCCTGAGCAATTACTTATTGATGAATGTAACACCGGTATCTTGCTTGCCAATGGCGGCGACTTAAAACGCTGGTTAGGTAATTTGTCGAACGACAACGCCCAAGGCGAATACTACCTAACCGACATCATTGCCATGGCGCATTCTGAAGGCAAAAGCATTGCAACAGCGCACCCAGACACTGAAATTGAAGTAGAAGGTGCCAATAACCGAGTGCAATTGGCGAATTTAGAGCGCGCCTATCAAGCCCGTCAGGCCGAAGCGTTGATGATCGCCGGTGCCAGCTTGCGTGACCCAAGCCGCATTGATGTGCGTGGCACCTTGAGTGTCGGCACCGAAGTCGACATCGATGTAAACTGTATTTTCGAAGGCAATGTTACCTTAGCTGATAATGTACAAATTGGTGCCAATAGCATCATCATTAACTCCCATATCAAACAAGGTGCGGTTATCAAGCCAAACACCATTGTCGAGAATGCGGTTATTGGTGAAGGCTGTTCAGTGGGGCCATTTGCGCGCATTCGCCCAGGTAGCGAAATGAAGCCTGACTCTCATGTTGGCAACTTTGTTGAAATGAAGAAAACCACCATGGGCGAAGGCTCGAAAGCGGGTCACCTAACCTACCTTGGTGATACCGAGGTGGGTAAGAATGTCAATATTGGTGCTGGTACCATCACCTGTAACTACGATGGCGTTAATAAATCAAAAACCATCATTAAAGATGGTGCCTTTATTGGTTCAAATGCGTCACTTGTGGCGCCAGTAACCATAGGTGAAATGGCAACCACTGGCGCCGGTTCGACCATTGCCAAAGACGTTGAAGATGATGCCTTGGCTGTTGCCCGTGCCAAGCAGCGTAATATTCAAAGTTGGCCACGCCCGACTAAAAAATAG
- a CDS encoding PepSY domain-containing protein, with protein sequence MKFLLLSLVLLAVNAMAITPAAAKNKNAHHFVLVNNNKVTSKQQAANMVKKRYGGKVLGVQSVKGRAYRVKLLTNDGHVIYVTVDAKTGKISR encoded by the coding sequence ATGAAATTTTTGCTGTTGAGTTTGGTGTTGTTGGCGGTTAATGCCATGGCGATCACGCCAGCGGCTGCCAAGAACAAAAACGCTCATCATTTTGTTTTGGTTAACAACAATAAAGTGACGTCAAAACAGCAAGCCGCCAACATGGTGAAAAAACGCTATGGTGGCAAAGTACTGGGCGTGCAAAGCGTCAAGGGCAGAGCCTACCGAGTTAAATTACTCACCAATGATGGTCATGTAATTTACGTTACGGTGGATGCCAAAACCGGAAAAATCTCAAGGTGA
- a CDS encoding choice-of-anchor H family protein, with translation MLFKTPKNLNATETFFFTLLKLMMLLVVINVLLMVNKAVANETEHTKPAQQHSVSGFANTMNAEVRKTLINAKKNKQNLPAPLMRQPAALNSDNQTGNLVDSNKVVIRSSQVNHYNSFTIYDAYSELFDDYDYDGYYQSFSVIFDADLTSGPEDMAVGVYAVMFIRESNGPWEHYYTTDDFIIIGSDSEDAYEVYTELDEGYYPDYYDILIELYDSDHGYLVASYSSDDSDSLYALPLESYEYDEYDDYHDHHHDHHDDGGSMGIMVLLSLFSLLVSRFITDL, from the coding sequence ATGCTTTTTAAAACACCAAAAAATTTGAATGCCACGGAAACGTTCTTTTTTACCCTACTTAAGCTGATGATGTTGTTAGTCGTCATCAATGTGCTGCTGATGGTCAATAAAGCGGTGGCCAACGAAACCGAACACACTAAGCCGGCGCAGCAACATTCGGTGTCTGGTTTTGCCAATACCATGAACGCCGAGGTGCGTAAAACGCTGATCAACGCGAAAAAGAATAAGCAAAACCTACCGGCCCCATTAATGCGTCAACCGGCAGCGCTTAATAGCGATAATCAAACCGGTAACCTAGTTGATAGCAACAAGGTGGTAATTCGCAGCAGCCAAGTAAACCATTACAACAGCTTTACCATTTACGATGCCTATAGTGAGTTATTTGATGATTATGACTACGACGGCTACTACCAAAGCTTTTCGGTGATTTTTGATGCCGACCTGACCTCGGGCCCTGAAGATATGGCCGTCGGTGTTTATGCGGTGATGTTTATTCGTGAAAGCAATGGACCATGGGAGCATTATTACACCACCGATGACTTTATTATTATTGGCAGCGATAGCGAAGATGCCTACGAAGTGTATACCGAACTTGATGAAGGCTATTACCCAGATTATTACGATATCTTAATTGAGTTGTATGACAGTGATCATGGTTATTTGGTGGCGAGCTACAGCAGTGACGATAGCGACAGCCTGTATGCCTTACCATTAGAAAGTTACGAATACGATGAATATGACGACTACCATGATCATCATCACGACCATCATGATGACGGTGGCAGTATGGGCATAATGGTGCTGTTATCGTTGTTTTCTTTACTTGTAAGCCGATTTATCACCGATCTTTAA